In a single window of the Nicotiana tomentosiformis chromosome 10, ASM39032v3, whole genome shotgun sequence genome:
- the LOC104117969 gene encoding protein NRT1/ PTR FAMILY 4.6, producing the protein MEAESQTQLSSWDGYVDWKNRPALTKKHGGLLAASFVLVVEVLENLAYLANASNLVLYLSEYMHFSPSKSANSVTNFMGTAFLLALLGGFLSDAFCTTYFIYLISALIEFLGLVVLTIQARSASLKPPTCDLHAAPSVPCEQVHGTQAAMLFIGLYLVALGVGGIKGSLPPHGAQQLDEATPQGRKQRSTFFNYFVFCLSFGALIAVTFVVWVEDNKGWQWGFGISTFAIFLSIPVFLAGSPFYRNKIPCGSPLTTINKVLIAALLNSCVSRNSTSAIASMASSPSPPIRTGKENGQDSKSKDVESIETPSTSLSFLNRAVSDTPACGGALECSVQQVEEVKIVMKILPLFACTIMLNCCLAQLSTFSVQQAATMNTKVGSLKVPPASLPIFPVVFMMILAPVYDHFIIPFARRVTKTEMGISHLQRIGIGLFLSIVAMAIAALVEIKRKSVVTDSGLLDSAKPLPITFFWIAFQYLFLGSADLFVLAGLLEFCFSEAPVSMRSLATSLSWASLAIGYYLSSAIVSIVNSVTGNSKHKPWLSGGNLNHYYLERFYWLMCILSTLNFMHYLFWASKYKYRSVRSSK; encoded by the exons ATG GAAGCAGAGAGCCAAACCCAATTAAGCAGTTGGGATGGCTATGTTGATTGGAAAAATAGGCCTGCTCTCACTAAGAAACACGGTGGTTTACTTGCTGCCTCCTTTGTCTTGG TTGTGGAGGTgctggagaacttggcatatctGGCAAATGCAAgcaatttggtgctctacttgtcGGAATATATGCATTTTTCACCGTCAAAATCAGCAAATTCTGTGACCAATTTTATGGGCACAGCATTTCTACTGGCACTACTTGGTGGATTCTTATCTGATGCCTTCTGCACTACTTATTTCATCTATCTCATCAGTGCACTCATCGAATTTCTG GGGCTAGTGGTACTCACCATACAGGCTCGTTCTGCGTCGTTGAAGCCACCAACATGCGACCTACATGCAGCGCCCAGCGTGCCGTGTGAACAAGTTCATGGTACACAAGCTGCAATGTTGTTCATAGGGCTCTACTTAGTGGCATTAGGTGTAGGAGGTATAAAGGGATCGTTGCCACCCCACGGTGCACAACAGCTTGATGAAGCAACCCCACAAGGAAGAAAGCAAAGATCAACTTTCTTCAATTACTTTGTTTTCTGCCTCTCCTTTGGAGCTCTCATTGCTGTAACATTTGTGGTTTGGGTGGAAGACAACAAGGGTTGGCAATGGGGATTTGGAATTTCCACTTTCGCCATATTTTTGTCGATCCCAGTCTTCCTTGCTGGTTCGCCATTCTATAGGAACAAGATACCTTGTGGAAGCCCTCTTACAACAATTAACAAG GTTCTTATTGCGGCCTTGCTAAATTCTTGTGTATCAAGAAACTCAACTAGTGCGATAGCAAGTATGGCTTCAAGCCCTTCTCCTCCAATTCGGACTGGCAAGGAAAATGGCCAAGATTCAAAAAGCAAAGATGTAGAATCAATTGAGACTCCATCAACAAGTCTTAGCTTTCTTAATCGGGCTGTTTCAGACACACCCGCTTGTGGTGGTGCACTAGAATGCTCAGTACAACAAGTAGAAGAAGTCAAGATTGTGATGAAAATCCTCCCGCTTTTTGCCTGCACCATCATGCTCAACTGCTGCCTTGCTCAACTGTCTACATTCTCAGTCCAGCAAGCAGCCACAATGAACACAAAGGTCGGCTCTTTAAAAGTCCCACCGGCTTCACTCCCAATTTTCCCCGTCGTATTCATGATGATCCTAGCACCAGTTTACGATCATTTCATCATCCCATTCGCTCGTAGAGTAACCAAAACAGAAATGGGCATATCTCACCTCCAACGCATTGGTATCGGATTGTTCCTCTCCATTGTGGCCATGGCAATCGCAGCTCTTGTTGAAATCAAGCGCAAAAGTGTAGTTACTGACTCAGGCCTCCTAGACTCTGCCAAACCGTTGCCCATAACTTTCTTCTGGATCGCGTTTCAGTACCTGTTTCTTGGATCAGCCGATCTTTTCGTTCTAGCAGGGCTTCTCGAATTCTGCTTCTCAGAAGCGCCGGTTAGTATGAGATCATTGGCAACATCTCTATCATGGGCTTCTTTAGCCATAGGATACTATCTTAGCTCGGCGATAGTATCCATAGTAAATAGTGTGACAGGAAATTCAAAGCACAAACCATGGCTCTCTGGTGGAAATTTGAATCACTACTATTTGGAGAGGTTCTACTGGTTAATGTGCATACTAAGTACATTAAATTTCATGCACTACTTGTTCTGGGCTTCAAAATATAAGTATAGATCTGTAAGGTCAAGTAAGTAA